Proteins co-encoded in one Methanocella sp. genomic window:
- a CDS encoding roadblock/LC7 domain-containing protein, translated as MDMNSEQEKAERLKSALSRLKGSGIEASAVISRDGTLLAADTAPGEEHRIFAPMYAAMLGAAEEASSELRMGIPRRVVMEVGDKRLVAVGAGPKALVVALIRTGASYEEALAGIDRAIAEVRDALRQ; from the coding sequence ATGGATATGAACAGCGAGCAGGAGAAGGCGGAACGGCTGAAGTCGGCCCTGTCAAGGCTGAAGGGCTCCGGCATCGAGGCCTCGGCCGTGATATCCCGGGACGGCACGCTTTTAGCCGCGGACACCGCCCCCGGGGAGGAGCACAGGATCTTCGCCCCCATGTACGCCGCGATGCTGGGCGCCGCCGAGGAGGCCAGCTCCGAGCTCCGGATGGGCATCCCCAGGCGCGTGGTCATGGAGGTGGGCGACAAGAGGCTCGTCGCCGTGGGCGCGGGCCCGAAGGCCCTGGTGGTCGCGCTCATCCGCACGGGCGCCAGCTACGAGGAGGCCCTCGCGGGCATCGACCGGGCCATCGCCGAGGTCCGGGACGCCCTGCGCCAGTGA